The window GCATCGACCGGCCCGACCAGATCTGCGTCATGGTCCACTGCGGGTCCCGCGGTTTCGGCCATCAGATCGCCACCGACTACCTGAAGACCTTCCTGCCAGTCATGAGTCGTTACGGTATCCGTACCGGCGACAAGGAGTTGGCCTGCGCGCCTTTCACCGATCCCGCCGGGGCCGACTACTTCGCCGCCATGAACTGCGCCGCCAATTCCGCCTTCGCCAACCGGCAGATGATCACTCACCTGATTCGCGAGTCATTCGCCAAGGTGTTCGGCAAGAATGACATAACGCTTGGGCTTGAAGTTGTCTACGATGTCGCCCATAACATTGCCAAGCTGGAAGAATATGAGATTGATGGAGTTAAGCAGAAACTCCTCGTTCATCGCAAAGGAGCAACCCGCTCGTTCGGGCCGGGACGCGGCTACCTGCCGCAAGACTATGTCGATATTGGACAGCCGGTTATCGTCGGAGGCTCGATGGAAACCGGCTCCTACCTCCTCCTGGGCACCAACGTCGCCATGCAGGAAACCTTCGGCTCCACACTCCATGGCTCCGGACGCACCATGTCCCGCTCCAGAGCCAAGGAGATGATCCGTGGCGACAAACTGAAGCAGTCGATGCTGGACCGCGGCATCGTCATCCGTGCTGCCTCCCTCTCCGGCCTGGCCGAGGAGGCCGGTTTCGCCTACAAAGACATCTCCGAGGTTGTGGCCACCGTCCACGACTTGGGCATCTCCACACGCGTCGCCCGCCTGATCCCGATCGGCAACCTCAAGGGTTAGAGCAGAATAGGTCCTATAGGTCCGACAGGACCTATCAAAAAAAACACCCCGGGCTGATTGCTCAGCCCGGGGTGAATCGCTTGCGCGATTTGGAACGGTTACTTCACCAGGGTCATCTTCTTGGTCGCGCTGAAGCCATTGGCTTCCACACGGTAGAAGTAGACGCCCGACGAAGCATGGTCGCCGGCGATGGTGGTGCCATCCCAGGAGACATTGACGCGTCCCGCGGCGCTGTGACCGGCGAA is drawn from bacterium and contains these coding sequences:
- a CDS encoding RtcB family protein; the encoded protein is MTTASAHYLREMARPVRPGVWEIPPEAKPGMLVPARILASSTLFQTMDDGVFNQLTNVACLPGIRKYAICMPDGHWGYGFPIGGVAAFDPDQGVISPGGIGFDINCGMRLLRTNLTESEVRPRLAALMDELYSRVPCGVGCKGVLRLSEREYRDVMISGGGWVVKRGYGRSDDLEHTEERGAIPGANPDKVSDRAVKRGLDQLGTLGSGNHYLEVQVVKQENVYDWGVARAFGIDRPDQICVMVHCGSRGFGHQIATDYLKTFLPVMSRYGIRTGDKELACAPFTDPAGADYFAAMNCAANSAFANRQMITHLIRESFAKVFGKNDITLGLEVVYDVAHNIAKLEEYEIDGVKQKLLVHRKGATRSFGPGRGYLPQDYVDIGQPVIVGGSMETGSYLLLGTNVAMQETFGSTLHGSGRTMSRSRAKEMIRGDKLKQSMLDRGIVIRAASLSGLAEEAGFAYKDISEVVATVHDLGISTRVARLIPIGNLKG